The Theobroma cacao cultivar B97-61/B2 chromosome 2, Criollo_cocoa_genome_V2, whole genome shotgun sequence genome includes the window TTCAGTAACTCGTTTTTCGATTTAATGGAATCTGGCCTAACTGCTGTCTTTCATCCACAGATGGGATTCCTCATTCCTCCATTTGCTTCTTCTACAGCCCACAATTTCATATGTCAGCCCCTGCCCCGCCCTTACATGCAtagacacacacacacacaaaacaTACAAAACAACTATTAAGCTGGAACTGCTGCTGCTGTTTATTCCCATAGCGTTAACTGTATCAAATCGATATCAAGAACAATTGCTCCAATAAATTTATAACCAGGGAAGGTGCAACATTAGAGTAGACGATTGGGAAAGTCAGTCTCTAGTAGTAACAAGTCAAAAATCCGTTGGGGTAGCTACGTAAATCATGTTGATTACTGTACGGTGATCGTATAAGCTTGACGAGAGAGAGTGACCTTAACCCATCGTTTGTTGTGAATGAGATATGACCTTTAGGTAGCGGTATTTAGCAGGGCCCTAGCTTTACCGTAATGCAGCTTTATGTCCTTTCCTTTCAGAAATATCAACATCTTTGGCTCCAACGTCCCTCAACTTACATTCCTAAGACTCTGATTGCAGCTGTGTTGTGTTACGAACTTACAACCTGATACTCGTAAGTGAGCATGAAAAGCTTGGGCCAGTTTAGTAGGCAGCTGAACCATGACAAAACCACTCTTTGATAAAATGAAAAGGTGAGAGGGGTTTTTTGCAAAATCAAGATCAATACAGGCAGGTTCCTGCCCTGCTTCAGTGAATTCAAAGCTTCAAGTAGGGTATGAAAGAAATGTAAATGTACTATGCTTTTGAGGCTCCCACAGCATTAAACTCCTGTCattcaaaacccaaaaattaAGATCATGTGCAGAGTGAATGGGTCATCCGAGTCATATTATTTACTATGTCAGTTTTCTGAAACTACACAGCTATTACTCCAGCTTGGACACCATAAAGCCTACCATGATTGGCTTCAGCAAACAAAAACTTGGACATTCAAACCTTTCTGCCAGAGGGCTTCCTTACCTTAACTCCTAACCGTAGAAATAAATTCAGTAAACGCTCAACATTCAACATTCTAATCATGAAACGACACATATCTAGCATCCTCAGCAATCTAGAGTTAGAAATGATATCTCAGCATTCTAGAATTAGAAAGATACAACTTTATAAACTTACTTTCCAAGTCAAATATACCAGTCTAAACAAGATGAATACACTAAACTTCGGTTAAACCTCCATATAATAGGAACCCTTCTTTGTCTTTCCCTGTTTCTGTTACTCTGCTCCCACACCAAAATTAATACAAAGCTCATATGGAGAAATAGAGTTGGAAATAATAACATACAAAAATTAACTCTTTGTTACATCGTTGAGCATACCGAAGTATGATTTGTACCTCTGTGCTAATCCAAATATGCCAAGTGTGCCGCCAGTGTGAAGCATCACCACATCGGCATCTCCGTGTGCAGTGCTAATTTGTGTTGCCATTTCCCAAGCAGCTAAGGTATAGACAGGATCCACTAGAATACCAGTTTGCTGTGCAATTTGCTGGCAAGCCTCTATGTCCCCTTCCAAAATGTTGCCAAATCTATGAGAAAGATAGAGCAAAAATGTAATCATAACAGATTCAGCTGGGAAACAAAAAGCTAccctttttaaaaataaataacaaaacatATACTTTATCATCGAACATTCCTATTATTaactcattatttttaaacaatcTTCATGCCTTTCTTATAGCATTAGATTGCTTCACAGACGCTCCTGCATCACTTCAGCAACTGTTGCAAATTGATTGGACAAggcaatttaattcttttcctCTTAATGATGTTTGTAAGACCTAGGTTTCATTGCTTCTCCCTTCATTCTTTCAATTATAAGtgattcaaaagaaaatatatacgAACACCCTCAAATCTAAATCAAATACAATAAGAAATTGCAGTAAATAGCTGAAAATTTGTCCTCTGTCAAGGGTTCTTCATAACTCTGCAGCGCCAccaacatttaaattataaagaatggaataaatggaaacaaatgAATGGACAGCTCCAAGCTCTATGTTCAATGGAcgtaaattaaaatatatatatatatatatatgcaaaaaGTATGTATATGCAAAAGGAGACTTTCTAAGCAAAAGGtatttatatacaaaaaaattaaaaaaattgcttTATTATATGTAATATAGATACACAAAAAGtataaatacaaaattttactttttgagCATCTTCAGAATTGATAATGGTTGCTCAAAATTGATAATGTGCTTtcgaaaatattttttggttaATTCTCTACAAAcatcattaaacaaattattttatcaatataaaaatttccaaataaaaataaataaatactctATCACAATAACAAATTAGACAAATTATAAAGAAGGCAATTACTCACTTGAATATGTTGGAActttgaaagaagaaatttgttccattccctttttttttttttttgcttttcttttctctggTTACTTGTCACTGTTCTTTACAAGCTACtggttcttccttttcttttgttatgtTTACAACTTTAATAGATGAGAAAAACACCGGGTATGATAGGAGACAACTTGACTTACAAATATCTTTCATTAACTAGACAATTAACAAAAGAAagccaaaataacaaaagaattAAACTACTTTCTTCTTCTAAAGTTCCAAGATATTCAAATGAGTAATTgctttctttatattttgataatttatgattgtaataaaaaatttactatTTGGAGTTTTTTACATTGATAAAGTAATTTGGTGTTTgtataaaaataaccaaagaatattttggaaaaaaaattatcaattttgaaactaTCAATTTGAAGTtgctcaaaaagaaaaattttgtgtACATATCCTTTTGTATTTATACCTTTTGTATACTCAatattatatatgaaaaaaaaaacaattttcataattattgtATATAAACACCTTTTGCTGAAAAAGTCTCCTTTCgctcatatatataaatcctGAATCCGTCCCTAAACTTACAGGTGATGCCCCTCATGCATCAAGGAGGTTAGATAGTAGCTTACGAACAAGCTAAACTATAagcaatgaaaaataaaagaaaaggagaaggAATTTACCTTCTTGGACAACTACGGTCTACCCAGTGCACAATTCCATCATCTGCACCATTTAGTTTGTGAATatcaagaagaaaacaaaactgcctcttaaattcaaaaattaagcGTCTTTCTTGTTCTCTGTATGCATCAATTTTGTCAGCCAACATTACAGCAGTAACTTTCCAAGGAAGCCTGGGAAAAAGCAATAGCATTGGTGACTATTCTGCCATAGTGTGCTTCAGTTTAAAAATTCATTCCATAAGGTAGTAACATAATTACTTGAAAGTTTTTGTCTCAACCAGAAGATTTATGATGAAAACAGCACATACCCTAGACACAGGGCAGCAAGGCCTAAACCAATAGCAGTTGTCCCAGTACCAGAATCCACAACAAAGTTGAAAGCCCTCGTTCTTCCAAGTAAATGGTCCTGAGATAGGTAGTCAACCAAACGAAATAGACCTGTAAGAAAgaaacttaattaattgaagCTACCTAGACATCAACATTACACCAACTCAGTCATGTAATAACAACTTATAACCtgcaattaataaattagTGGCATACAAAGGGATTGAAAATCTATAAATGCTAGTATATTAGTAAGGAAATAAATCAGTGAAGCATGGTAGACAAGAACCCTATgtttttttaagaatatgtCATTTCATAGAAATCATAACCTGAAAGCAGTGAGACCAAGGAGACagttaaaaacttaaaatttaaagacacATATTCTCTAGTGGAAGGCCTTGGCCATCTGTCATGAGTTATCACTATCAACCTGATCACAGTCAAGAATAATATTTATGTGTAGTACCAAAACAGCATCCTCGAAGATGAGCAATTATTGTTAGTGCAAGATTGACATCATATAGTTAGTTTCACAACCTGTCTTTGTGATGACTTGGCAACATTGAATGTTAAAAGAGAATGCAGATATATttgtgaaaaaataaaatgatgattacaAGCAAATCCATAGTccacatttttcttttacctaGCAATGCAACAGCATCTCCTGCACCTTCATTGACTACAACAACCTTTGTTGAGTGGCTCTTGGTGCTTCTAGGCGTATCCATTTGCACAAACTTTGAACGCTCAAATGTCTGGGCTGTTATAAACGCATCAATAATATCACTGCAATATACAACATTACCACTACTGCCTGCAACCATACTAGCATGAGTTTGTAGCATTTTTTCCTTATGGGCATAAAAGGATCTCGGAACATATGTTACATTTCCATATATTGTTGAAATCAAGTTATAGCCAGTCAGAATTGCCGGCTGCTCCCCTCGTAGAAGCAAGTGTGACTTCAGCCCTCTCTCTGCACAAGAAACAGCTGCAAAACACGCAAATGACTGATCTGAAGCAAAGTTTATGTGGCTAATATTACCAAAACTTATTATGAATTCTGGAAAaggaaatttcaaagaaatttacTCTTGTAACTGCAACAAGAAAATACCTACCAACAGCTGCTGCATGTGCACTTTGACAACCGCCACATGTAACCTAGAAAAGttctcaatttaaaattatctgTTCTTCGAAGTTTGCAAAACTGAAAAGAGGAAAGGGTGGGAGGAGGGGCTGCATATAAGAGACACAGTGCACTGGAATCCATCTGAAAATTGTATGTGCACTAGGATATCTATCTGTTCCATAAATGTTATGAAAGTACAACCTATTCCTGTTCAAGCCATCCAACAAATGGTATATCCAGCAA containing:
- the LOC18609626 gene encoding D-cysteine desulfhydrase 2, mitochondrial, producing the protein MKLHCLPTRTTFTAINKNGPAQALPKIKLSGEEFLSKLLDRRWTLLSPDTKIHQIMVSSTKGRNRGGVFSNVSFLNNNQPYLGNKMFEDNQGLSFYIVRDDLLHPFVNGNKARKLDGLLPLIEDHDVTDVVTCGGCQSAHAAAVAVSCAERGLKSHLLLRGEQPAILTGYNLISTIYGNVTYVPRSFYAHKEKMLQTHASMVAGSSGNVVYCSDIIDAFITAQTFERSKFVQMDTPRSTKSHSTKVVVVNEGAGDAVALLGLFRLVDYLSQDHLLGRTRAFNFVVDSGTGTTAIGLGLAALCLGLPWKVTAVMLADKIDAYREQERRLIFEFKRQFCFLLDIHKLNGADDGIVHWVDRSCPRRFGNILEGDIEACQQIAQQTGILVDPVYTLAAWEMATQISTAHGDADVVMLHTGGTLGIFGLAQRYKSYFGMLNDVTKS